GCAGCGTTGGTATAACAAACCACCCTAATCGATTGCCCTTCCTTATAGTTCCATACAGGCCAGGCATCCATCGAAGGAATTTCTTCGGCCTGGTTATTGTTTGAATTTTCAGCTTCCAGCGCCGACCACACGTCTTTAGCCTGCGGAGCGCTGCCGCTTCCAGGGGTAGGGTATGTACCAAGATAGGCTACCGGCTTGTCCGACCAGAGTGCCTGGCGGAAATGTCCTCGGGGCTTAACAAAGCCTCCGAAATCTAGCAATCCTGAGTAGAATCCCCGGGAAGGCCATCTGCCTGATTCCCCCAGGTAGTCGATGCCAGTCCACAGGAATTGACCGAAGATATGCTGGTTATCTCTAACGGCTTTCCATGCTTCGAAGTCGTGGCGGTTTTCACTGCCATAGATCACCCGTTTTGGATATTTTTCGTGGTCGGACTGGTAACGGCTTTCTGTGTAATTATAGCCTGCGATGTCAAGAGTGCCCGGATATTCAGTTTCGTTTGACATGGCCACACCCGCAAGACCGGCAGTTACCGGTCGAGATCTATCGTACGTTCTTACCACTGCAGCCAGACGTTTAGCAATAGCACCGAGTCTTACTGCATCAGGCGCATCTTTTTTATATCCACCAAAGATTGGCTGTGTAAAGCCCCCTTCGCGACTTCCATCCAGCACAGGGTGGGAGTAGGGATCGTTCGGATAATCCACTTCATTGCCGATGCTCCATGCAAATATGGAGATGTGGTTGCGGTCGCGTCGCACCATATCCGCAAGATCTTTCTCTCCCCATTCTTTAAAGAAGTCGAAATTGCCGTCGAAACCGGGCTTTCCCACATTCCAGCCTTCCAGCCATTTCCGTTTCGGGAACTCCCATTCGTCAAATGCCTCGTTCATTACCAGTAAGCCCAGTTCATCGCAGAGCGCATATAAGCCGGGAGCCTGTGGATTGTGGCTGGTGCGGATAGCGTTACAGCCCAGTTCTTTCAGTGCAAGAAGTCTCCGGCGCCACACTTCGGGATAGACTTCTGCCCCAAGTACACCGGAGTCGTGATGCAGGCACACCCCTTTAACTTTCATCCATTGTCCATTGAGTGCAAATCCCTTGTCAGAGTCGAACGTAAAGGTGCGGAAGCCCGTCTGGATAATAGAACGGTCGATTTCTTTGCCATCCTGCAGTACAGTTGTTCTGAGTTTGTAAAGAACGGGATTGTTGAGACTCCACAATTGCGGTTTCTTCACGTTGATAGCAAACTTTGCGTTGTTATTCTTGCCTGCGTCGACTGCCACTACGCTTGTCTTCTTTGCGACAACACGCCCGTCGGGCGCCACCAGCTCATTCTGTATAGTAAGACTGGCTTTGCGGTCTGAACTATTGGCCAGGCTAATTTCGACATGAAGCATTGCCCTGTTTGCCGTAACTTCAGGAAAGGCGTAAACTCCCCACTGCTCTATGTGGACTGGATTAGCCGATACGAGCCATACATTCCTGTAGATTCCCGAGCCGGTGTACCATCGTGAATCGGCATACCGGCTATGGTCAACCCGTACAGCTATGGTATTCTCCTGCCCCGGCCGGATATAAGCGGTGGCATCGTACATAAAGGAAATATAGCCGTTCGGGCGACTGCCGAGTGAATGTCCATTGATGAAAACCTCACTCCGGTTATAGACACCTTCGAAATAGAGATACGTTTTCGTTCCTTGTTTCTCTTTCGGGATAGTGATTTTTTTGCGGTACCAGCCAATTCCACCTGGGAGAAAGCCAGTTGCGCTAGCGAGACTGGGACTGAGGTGTTGCTTAACGCTCCAGTCATGGGGAAGGTCCACCTGGCGCCAGGTCTGGTCACTCAGTTCAGTTGCTTCTCCCTGGGGAATATCCCCCAAGTGGAACAACCAGCCTGTGCTGATCTTTTCCGGCCTGCCAAAACCCGGTTGGGCATATGCGGATATCTGCGCTGAAGTAAGGACTAACAGGCAAATTGTTGGAAGCAGGGATATTAATTTCATGTAAGTGCGTGGGTTTTATTTGTTAAAAATAAATTTTCTGAATTTATACTTTAACAAAAATAGTATATCCAAAATCCACAGATGTATACGAATTCGTCAATTATAGGTGAGAAATTGGTCATTATTTAGGTTTATGGCAGGGTTACTGCTTTTTGATGATGAAACGTTATTATTCTGGATAGTCATGCACAAGGTACTGCCTTGTGCATGACTATCCGAGCTCATTTAACTCAGGTCTGAAGCCTTATTTAAACCCGAAAATTAACGGAAACAGGAACGTTACTATAATCGTCCATAAACAATATACCGGTAGGTAGAAGGAAATAACCTTTCCCACAGCCGTCTTGTCGGTCTTCTTTGAAAGTATTCTGAGCAACTGCGCTGTTACCAGCAGCAGATTGATCAGTATTAAAATGTTGCTGCCAAGCACTGCCGCCCTGTTGGGAGTAATGCCCCATTCAGAGATCCGGAATAAAATGGCTGATAAGGCTATGCCATTTAATACTACAGTCACAATTGACAGCAAGAAAAGTATCCAGAGCCCGGCCTTACTTTTAGTGGTTTTAGCATCGCCTGCAATAGAGAAGAAGATGATCGCCATAACGCCCACCAGAAGAACATTGAAGATCAACAGAAACTCGCGATCGTTATAAGGATCTTTTCCGGAGTACACTATTGCTGAGAGGTAAATCACCAGCATCACTAACACAAGCGGACTGAATATTCTGGCGATTACCGGAGACACTTTCCCTACCAGTTGTGGGTTGGTTTGTGTAAGGTAGGTTCCGACAATTGGTGCTGCAGCAAGCCCGAAAATTCCGACATAATCAAAATAGTACTTCTCAATCTTGAAACCGATGAGAGAGAAAAGTCCTACAGTTATACCGCTCATTAGTGCGCCTGCTATCAAAATCAGAGTTGTCATTACAACCAGGTCGCCGTTGTACCTTAAAAAGCCCAGCCTCTTTTCTTCGTTATTACTCTTGTCGCCAACAAACGCAAACCCTAATACCGACCATAAGAACAATGCTAAATGGATGCATGATAAAATGAGTGTGTCGCTTTTTTTAACATGAGGAAGCGAATTAATGAAAATGACGCAGACAAGAGTCACCACCGCAATAAAGGCGATTTTACCTGCGGATAGCTTATTCTTCCAGATAAAATAACCTGTTAGCAGCGGCAAGACTATAAAGCCGATATTCCTTTGATAAAATAAATCTTCCTCCATGGACAGGAGAACTGGCAACTTTGCGATGAGGCCGGCAAGCAGGGAGGCAATGATTATGAATAATAAATCTTTGCTGGTGCCCCAGCCAATTTCATTACTTTCATAATTCAGCCGCTCATTCCAAAAATCAGCTAACGCATTGTCTTTAAGTTGCGGGTAAAGTGCATTGAACTCGCGTTTGAAAAGCGCTTTGTCTGCCCTGTACATCTTTTCGAGTTGGCTGGGGTTGTGTTGTTCAGCGATTATTTGATCTTTCATGATTTATTCAGGTTAATATTAAGTCGAAATATTATTGTATGTTTAAAGTGCTTTGAAAAACAAAGTGTATAATTAAAAAAATAGTGCCGTTGCTTTGTTCTTAAATAAGAATATTTACTAACCATATAAAGTACTTTGATATACAAAGTTAGTGTTTAATTTTATTTAAACAAATGAGAAATAGAAATTCTTAAGGCTTATGGTATTGATCGATAGGAGCGACTATGTAACGGCCAGAAGGGCATCAAGAATGATCTTCTGGCCGTTTGGTATTCAGCAGTACAAATTCCCTGCCTTTCAGAGATTTGCCCACTTCCATTTGATTCCGAGGGTAAACCATCTGCCAGGCATGGGAGAAGCTCCGGCCTCTACATATTCTTTGTTTGTAATATTATTGGCATCAAAATACACTGTAACGCTCCCAGGTGTCACCGAGAGTCTGTTGTCAATAAGTAGGTAACCGGAAGATGCAGAGTTAATCCTTTCGGCATAACGCATGCCCAGGCTCATGCTTAAGAGGTTGTGGTAGTTTATGATGATGGTATTTGTTATCTGGTGGCGAAGGCTGTTTATGGCGTAGTTAGAAATTGCATTTTCAGCGTTCTCCATGGATACTTCCGGAGATAGCCAGGTATAAGAGGCTCTGTTAATAATACCCCACTGACTGGCACCCGTGACCTCGGAGAGACGATAGTCGGCACTTATTGAGACCCCCCTGGTGTTTACCTGTGATGAATTCATTGGTTCCCAGGGCGCTTCGACGCGATACTTAATCCAGTCGATAAAAGAGCTGGTATGGCGGTAGAAGCCGCTTAAAGAAGCGTATAGACGGCCCGAACTCCATTTAAGTCCTGCTTCTGTCGACAGCGACCGCTCGGGCCGGAGCTGATCGTTACCGATGTTGGTAGGTCCTGTGTAGTAGAGATCGGTGAAAGTAGGCAGGCGTTGTCCTGTCCCTATATTGGCAAATATCCGGAGCTGGTTAATAATCTGCCAGCCTGCATCTATCCCCGGGAAGATATCCCATCCATAATCCGAGTTATAATTCAGGTAAGCACCTGCATT
The window above is part of the Arcticibacter tournemirensis genome. Proteins encoded here:
- a CDS encoding sugar-binding domain-containing protein, translated to MKLISLLPTICLLVLTSAQISAYAQPGFGRPEKISTGWLFHLGDIPQGEATELSDQTWRQVDLPHDWSVKQHLSPSLASATGFLPGGIGWYRKKITIPKEKQGTKTYLYFEGVYNRSEVFINGHSLGSRPNGYISFMYDATAYIRPGQENTIAVRVDHSRYADSRWYTGSGIYRNVWLVSANPVHIEQWGVYAFPEVTANRAMLHVEISLANSSDRKASLTIQNELVAPDGRVVAKKTSVVAVDAGKNNNAKFAINVKKPQLWSLNNPVLYKLRTTVLQDGKEIDRSIIQTGFRTFTFDSDKGFALNGQWMKVKGVCLHHDSGVLGAEVYPEVWRRRLLALKELGCNAIRTSHNPQAPGLYALCDELGLLVMNEAFDEWEFPKRKWLEGWNVGKPGFDGNFDFFKEWGEKDLADMVRRDRNHISIFAWSIGNEVDYPNDPYSHPVLDGSREGGFTQPIFGGYKKDAPDAVRLGAIAKRLAAVVRTYDRSRPVTAGLAGVAMSNETEYPGTLDIAGYNYTESRYQSDHEKYPKRVIYGSENRHDFEAWKAVRDNQHIFGQFLWTGIDYLGESGRWPSRGFYSGLLDFGGFVKPRGHFRQALWSDKPVAYLGTYPTPGSGSAPQAKDVWSALEAENSNNNQAEEIPSMDAWPVWNYKEGQSIRVVCYTNAARARLELNGTPIGDAKAQNNEHGIIHWDIPYSSGKLEVVGLDEKEKETCRYSIRSSKRAYALKIISEEKTLTANGGVAQIALQVVDEDGVPVILSDDEVTCRVAGPAKLLGLEAGNNSDMSDYTDNRQRVYHGKLIAYIRVNGKPGEKVNVSFSAPWLKPVQTELKIK